In Passer domesticus isolate bPasDom1 chromosome 1, bPasDom1.hap1, whole genome shotgun sequence, one DNA window encodes the following:
- the CHRAC1 gene encoding chromatin accessibility complex protein 1 — protein sequence MAAARLSGTENRLVSLPLSRIRVIMKSSPEVSSINQDALFLTAKATELFVQYLATYSYKHGRGKEKNALTYSDLSHTAEECETFQFLADILPKKILASKYLKMLEKEKRDGEVREDDDEAEEEEDEDEAVADSVGS from the exons ATGGCGGCGGCGCGGCTGAGCGGCACCGAGAACCGTCTGGTGTCGCTGCCCCTGTCGCGGATCCGCGTCATCATGAAGAGCTCCCCGGAGGTCTCCAGCATCAACCAGGACGCGCTGTTCCTCACGGCCAAGGCCACG gaGCTTTTTGTTCAGTATTTGGCTACATACTCCTACAAACAcggcagagggaaggagaagaacGCTCTGACGTACAGTGACCTGTCTCATACAGCAGAAGAGTGTGAGACCTTTCAGTTCCTTGCAG ATATCTTGCCAAAGAAGATCCTAGCTAGCAAATACCTAAAAATGCTTGAAAAGGAGAAGCGAGATGGAGAAGTGCGGGAAGACGATGATGAggctgaggaggaagaggatgaagaCGAAGCTGTTGCTGACAGTGTTGGATCTTAA